From the Streptomyces sp. Tu 2975 genome, one window contains:
- the bioD gene encoding dethiobiotin synthase, translating into MAVIVVTGTGTEIGKTVVTAAVAAAALARGLSVAVLKPAQTGLAAGEDGDVEVVRRLAGDVTCAELARFPEPLAPATAARRAGLAPVRPKDVAEAAEKLAAEHDLVLVEGAGGLLVRLDDDGATLADAAAELGAPVLVVTPAGLGTLNMTALTAEALRARCLEQLGVVVGSWPKVPDLAARCNLADLPEAAGAPLLGAVPEGAGALAPADFRARAATWLTPRLGGRWDAGAFTAAVG; encoded by the coding sequence ATGGCAGTGATCGTGGTGACCGGCACCGGCACCGAGATCGGCAAGACCGTCGTCACGGCGGCGGTCGCCGCGGCGGCTCTGGCCCGGGGGCTGTCCGTGGCCGTCCTCAAACCCGCGCAGACGGGGCTGGCGGCGGGCGAGGACGGCGACGTCGAGGTCGTGCGGCGACTCGCGGGCGACGTGACCTGCGCCGAACTCGCCCGCTTCCCCGAGCCGTTGGCGCCGGCCACCGCCGCCCGGCGGGCGGGGCTGGCACCCGTGCGGCCCAAGGACGTGGCGGAGGCCGCCGAGAAGCTGGCGGCGGAGCACGACCTGGTGCTGGTGGAGGGCGCGGGCGGCCTGCTCGTACGCCTCGACGACGACGGGGCCACGCTGGCGGACGCGGCCGCCGAGCTGGGCGCGCCCGTGCTCGTGGTCACCCCGGCCGGCCTGGGCACGCTGAACATGACGGCGCTCACGGCGGAGGCTCTGCGCGCACGCTGCCTGGAGCAGTTGGGCGTGGTGGTCGGGAGCTGGCCGAAGGTGCCCGACCTGGCGGCGCGCTGCAATCTGGCTGACCTTCCGGAGGCCGCGGGCGCACCGCTTCTCGGGGCCGTACCGGAGGGCGCCGGCGCGCTCGCTCCCGCCGACTTCCGGGCGCGGGCGGCGACCTGGCTGACGCCGCGCCTCGGCGGCCGGTGGGATGCGGGGGCGTTCACCGCCGCCGTAGGCTGA
- a CDS encoding adenosylmethionine--8-amino-7-oxononanoate transaminase: protein MPEFGPEELRALDRAHVWHPYGPMPGRSDPLVVESASGVRLRLAEEVHGRRELVDGMSSWWSAVHGYNHPVLNEAATAQLGRMSHVMFGGLTHEPAVRLAARLVEITPEPLRHVFLCDSGSVSVEVAVKMCLQHWRSLGRPAKQRLLTWRGGYHGDTWQPMSVCDPEGGMHELWQGVLPRQLFAEAPPADYEESYAQGLRELIARHADELAAVIVEPVVQGAGGMRFHSPEYLRVLRQACDEYGVLLVFDEIATGFGRTGTLFAAGHADVAPDVMCLGKALTGGYLTMAATLCTSKVAEGISRGEVPVLAHGPTFMGNPLASAVACASIDLLLGQDWQREVRRLETGLRDGLAEAADLPGVKDVRVLGGIGVVQLDHDVDMAAATAAAVREGVWLRPFRDLVYTMPPYVTDDEDLAGVCRAVRAAAAAG, encoded by the coding sequence ATGCCTGAGTTCGGCCCCGAGGAGCTCCGCGCGCTGGACCGGGCGCACGTCTGGCACCCGTACGGCCCGATGCCGGGCCGCAGCGACCCGCTCGTCGTCGAATCCGCCTCGGGCGTACGGCTGCGGCTCGCCGAAGAGGTGCACGGGCGGCGTGAGTTGGTCGACGGCATGTCCTCGTGGTGGTCCGCCGTCCACGGGTACAACCACCCGGTGCTGAACGAGGCGGCGACCGCGCAACTGGGCCGGATGAGCCATGTGATGTTCGGCGGGCTCACCCATGAGCCCGCCGTGCGGCTCGCGGCCCGGCTGGTGGAGATCACCCCGGAGCCGCTGCGGCACGTCTTCCTCTGCGACTCGGGCTCCGTGTCCGTGGAGGTCGCGGTGAAGATGTGCCTCCAGCACTGGCGTTCGCTGGGCCGGCCCGCCAAGCAGCGGCTGCTGACCTGGCGCGGCGGCTACCACGGTGACACCTGGCAGCCGATGTCGGTGTGCGACCCCGAGGGCGGGATGCACGAGCTGTGGCAGGGAGTGCTGCCCCGTCAGCTCTTCGCCGAGGCGCCTCCCGCCGACTACGAGGAGTCGTACGCGCAGGGCCTGCGGGAGCTGATCGCCCGGCACGCGGACGAGTTGGCGGCGGTGATCGTCGAGCCGGTCGTGCAGGGCGCGGGCGGCATGCGCTTCCACTCCCCCGAGTATCTGCGGGTGCTGCGACAGGCCTGCGACGAGTACGGCGTGCTGCTGGTGTTCGACGAGATCGCGACCGGGTTCGGGCGTACGGGCACGCTGTTCGCGGCCGGGCACGCGGACGTCGCCCCGGACGTGATGTGTCTGGGCAAGGCGCTGACCGGCGGCTATCTGACGATGGCCGCCACGCTGTGCACCTCGAAGGTGGCCGAGGGCATCTCGCGGGGCGAGGTCCCGGTGCTCGCCCACGGCCCCACGTTCATGGGCAACCCGCTGGCCTCCGCCGTCGCCTGCGCCTCGATCGACCTGCTGCTCGGGCAGGACTGGCAGCGGGAGGTCCGACGCCTGGAGACGGGTCTGCGCGACGGTCTCGCGGAGGCCGCGGACCTGCCCGGGGTGAAGGACGTCCGGGTGCTCGGCGGCATCGGCGTCGTACAGCTGGACCACGACGTCGACATGGCCGCCGCCACGGCGGCGGCCGTCCGGGAAGGGGTCTGGCTGCGGCCCTTCCGCGACCTCGTCTACACGATGCCGCCGTACGTGACGGACGACGAGGACCTCGCCGGCGTGTGCCGCGCGGTGCGCGCGGCGGCAGCGGCGGGCTGA
- the bioB gene encoding biotin synthase BioB: MDLLNTLVEKGLRRELPTREEALAVLATSDDDVLDVVAAAGKVRRQWFGRRVKLNYLVNLKSGLCPEDCSYCSQRLGSKAEILKYTWLKPEEASEAAAAGVAGGAKRVCLVASGRGPTDRDVDRVSKTIEAIKEQNEGVEVCACLGLLSDGQAERLRDAGADAYNHNLNTSEGTYGDITTTHTYADRVDTVNKAHAAGLSACSGLIAGMGESDEDLVDVVFALRELDPDSVPVNFLIPFEGTPLAKEWHLTPQRCLRILAMTRFVCPDVEVRLAGGREVHLRSMQPLALHLVNSIFLGDYLTSEGQAGKTDLEMIADAGFEVEGSDTTTLPEHRAAGGGCGSVCGDGDSGGCASEAAAAETTAAPSGEASAARTDLVAVRRRGAGTDLAPNA, encoded by the coding sequence ATGGACCTGCTGAACACACTGGTGGAGAAGGGGCTGCGGCGCGAGCTGCCGACCCGCGAAGAAGCGCTCGCCGTACTGGCGACCTCCGACGACGATGTGCTCGATGTGGTGGCCGCTGCCGGCAAGGTGCGCCGTCAGTGGTTCGGGCGGCGGGTGAAGCTCAACTATCTGGTCAATCTGAAGTCCGGCCTGTGCCCGGAGGACTGCTCGTACTGCTCCCAGCGGCTCGGGTCGAAGGCGGAGATCCTCAAGTACACGTGGCTGAAGCCCGAGGAGGCCTCGGAGGCCGCGGCGGCCGGTGTGGCCGGCGGCGCCAAGCGCGTCTGCCTGGTCGCGAGCGGGCGAGGACCGACGGACCGCGACGTCGACCGGGTCTCGAAGACCATCGAGGCGATCAAGGAGCAGAACGAGGGCGTCGAGGTGTGCGCGTGCCTCGGGCTGCTCTCCGACGGCCAGGCCGAGCGGCTGCGCGACGCGGGCGCCGACGCGTACAACCACAACCTGAACACGTCCGAGGGGACGTACGGGGACATCACCACGACGCACACCTACGCGGACCGCGTCGACACGGTCAACAAGGCGCACGCCGCCGGACTGTCGGCCTGCTCCGGCCTGATCGCCGGCATGGGTGAGAGCGACGAGGACCTGGTGGACGTCGTCTTCGCGCTGCGGGAACTCGACCCCGACTCGGTACCGGTGAACTTTCTGATCCCCTTCGAGGGGACGCCGCTCGCCAAGGAGTGGCACCTCACCCCGCAGCGGTGTCTGCGCATCCTCGCGATGACCCGATTCGTATGCCCGGACGTCGAGGTGCGACTGGCCGGCGGGCGCGAGGTGCATCTTCGTTCGATGCAGCCGCTCGCCCTGCACCTGGTCAACTCGATCTTCCTCGGCGACTACCTCACCAGTGAGGGTCAGGCGGGCAAGACCGACCTCGAGATGATCGCGGACGCCGGTTTCGAGGTGGAGGGCTCGGACACCACGACGCTGCCCGAGCACCGTGCGGCCGGCGGCGGCTGCGGCTCCGTGTGCGGCGACGGCGACTCGGGAGGGTGCGCCTCGGAGGCGGCAGCGGCGGAGACGACCGCGGCCCCGTCGGGTGAGGCGTCCGCGGCGCGTACGGATCTGGTGGCGGTGCGCCGCCGGGGAGCCGGGACGGACCTCGCGCCCAATGCCTGA
- a CDS encoding 8-amino-7-oxononanoate synthase — MPRNPFDWIDEESRRRERAGLVRTLRPRPADSALLDLASNDYLGLTRRAEVTEGAARAARRWGAGATGSRLVTGSTELHAELERELADFCGFEAALVLSSGYAANLAAVTALSGRDALVVSDAGNHASIVDGCRLSRAETAVVPHTDVEAVRKTLEAHPGRRALVVTDSVFSVDGDAAPLRDIADVCREHGAGLLVDDAHGLGVLGDGGRGALDAAGLAGEDGTVATLTLSKSLGSQGGAVLGPARVIDHLVNTARTFIFDTGLAPAAAGAALASLRVLRGEPGLAGRVREVAATLHRGLTDAGLASARPDAAVVSVQAPSPDAALRWAADCRAAGLVVGCFRPPSVPDGISRIRLTARADLTDRQIGTALATIIGTAPGS, encoded by the coding sequence ATGCCGAGGAATCCGTTCGACTGGATCGACGAGGAGTCGCGCCGCCGCGAGCGGGCGGGTCTGGTCCGCACCCTCCGGCCGCGCCCCGCCGACAGTGCGCTCCTCGATCTGGCGAGCAACGACTATCTCGGCCTCACCCGCCGCGCCGAGGTCACCGAAGGCGCCGCGCGGGCCGCCCGCCGGTGGGGCGCCGGGGCCACCGGTTCCCGGCTCGTCACCGGCAGCACCGAACTGCACGCCGAACTGGAGCGGGAACTCGCCGACTTCTGCGGCTTCGAGGCGGCCCTCGTCCTGTCCTCGGGCTACGCGGCCAACCTCGCCGCGGTCACCGCGCTCAGCGGCCGTGACGCCCTCGTCGTCTCCGACGCGGGCAACCACGCCTCCATCGTCGACGGCTGCCGGCTCTCCCGTGCGGAGACGGCGGTCGTCCCGCACACCGACGTCGAGGCCGTACGCAAGACGCTCGAGGCCCACCCGGGCCGGCGCGCCCTCGTGGTCACCGACTCGGTCTTCTCCGTCGACGGCGACGCCGCTCCCCTGCGGGACATCGCCGACGTCTGCCGTGAGCACGGTGCCGGGCTCCTCGTCGACGACGCGCACGGGCTCGGCGTCCTCGGCGACGGCGGTCGCGGGGCCCTGGACGCCGCCGGGCTCGCGGGCGAGGACGGGACCGTCGCCACACTGACGCTCTCCAAGTCGCTCGGCAGCCAGGGCGGTGCGGTCCTCGGACCCGCCCGCGTCATCGACCACCTGGTCAACACCGCGCGCACCTTCATCTTCGACACCGGCCTGGCCCCGGCGGCGGCCGGAGCGGCACTCGCGAGCCTGCGGGTGCTGCGCGGCGAACCCGGGCTCGCCGGGCGGGTGCGCGAGGTCGCGGCGACGCTGCACCGCGGGCTGACCGACGCCGGACTGGCCTCGGCACGCCCGGACGCGGCGGTCGTCTCCGTGCAGGCCCCGTCCCCCGACGCGGCGCTGCGCTGGGCGGCGGACTGCCGGGCCGCCGGACTCGTCGTCGGCTGCTTCCGGCCCCCGTCCGTACCCGACGGGATCTCGAGGATCCGGCTGACGGCCAGGGCGGATCTCACGGACCGGCAGATCGGCACGGCGCTCGCCACGATCATCGGGACCGCCCCGGGCAGTTGA
- a CDS encoding ATP-binding protein — MADHQEASATLPSDPASVSAARRYVTDVLCEWGLEQDAETVDTVKLIVSELATNSVQHTFGQSPTFTVDLRLERDEQLCIGVTDSHPRWPQRLPAAVRQDNGRGMVIIRTLTAEYGGRLSVTPTEEGGKTVWIALPWSVPVQS; from the coding sequence ATGGCAGACCACCAAGAAGCATCCGCCACTCTGCCGAGCGATCCGGCGTCGGTATCCGCCGCCCGGAGATATGTCACGGACGTCCTGTGCGAATGGGGGCTGGAGCAGGACGCCGAGACCGTCGACACCGTCAAACTGATCGTCTCCGAGCTCGCCACCAACTCCGTCCAGCACACCTTCGGCCAGTCCCCGACGTTCACGGTGGATCTGCGCCTCGAGCGCGACGAGCAGTTGTGCATCGGCGTCACCGACAGCCATCCGCGCTGGCCCCAGCGGCTGCCCGCCGCCGTCCGGCAGGACAACGGGCGCGGCATGGTCATCATCCGCACGCTCACCGCGGAGTACGGCGGCCGGCTGTCCGTCACGCCCACGGAGGAGGGCGGAAAGACCGTCTGGATCGCGCTGCCGTGGTCCGTTCCCGTGCAGAGCTGA
- a CDS encoding C40 family peptidase, giving the protein MTAQMHLPLLFSRAGAVSALTIAAVGGTLLAPGSAAEAHAISSHASKALKVAASKKGSPYRYGATGPSRFDCSGLTLYSYKKAGKKLPRTAQQQYNRTRHISASHRQRGDLVFFHAGGVVYHVGIYAGRGKIWHSPKTGDVVRLVKIWTKSVKYGRVR; this is encoded by the coding sequence ATGACTGCGCAGATGCACCTCCCCCTCCTGTTCTCACGGGCGGGCGCCGTATCGGCACTCACGATCGCCGCCGTCGGCGGCACACTCCTGGCCCCCGGCAGCGCTGCTGAAGCGCATGCGATCAGCAGCCACGCGAGCAAGGCGCTCAAGGTGGCCGCGTCGAAGAAGGGCTCGCCGTACCGGTACGGCGCCACGGGCCCGTCCCGCTTCGACTGTTCAGGGCTGACGCTCTATTCGTACAAGAAAGCGGGCAAGAAGCTGCCCCGGACCGCCCAGCAGCAGTACAACCGGACCCGCCACATCTCCGCCTCGCATAGGCAACGCGGTGACCTGGTGTTCTTCCATGCCGGCGGTGTCGTCTACCACGTGGGGATCTACGCCGGGCGCGGGAAGATCTGGCACTCGCCCAAGACGGGAGACGTGGTCCGGCTGGTCAAGATCTGGACGAAGAGCGTCAAGTACGGCCGCGTGCGCTGA
- a CDS encoding ATP-dependent Clp protease proteolytic subunit, which translates to MNRPSARYVLPELTERTSFGTRTLDPYSKLMSERIVFLGTAVDDTAANDVIAQFLHLEYEAPDQDICLYINSPGGSLSAMSAIYDTMQVVMCDVATTCLGQAASTAVALLAAGTPGKRMALPGARIVMQQPAYEEPLRGQPSDLEIHAAELLRLREQLASMLVRHTGNDQDRIAADLERDKIFDATAAKEYGLIDHVVTSRKLSAVPPAAR; encoded by the coding sequence ATGAACCGTCCGTCCGCCCGCTACGTCCTGCCTGAGCTCACGGAGCGCACGTCCTTCGGGACGCGAACGCTCGACCCGTACTCGAAGCTGATGTCCGAGCGGATCGTCTTCCTGGGGACCGCCGTCGACGACACGGCGGCGAACGACGTCATCGCGCAGTTCCTGCACCTCGAGTACGAGGCTCCCGACCAGGACATCTGCCTGTACATCAACTCCCCCGGCGGATCACTGAGCGCCATGTCCGCCATCTACGACACGATGCAGGTCGTCATGTGCGACGTGGCGACCACCTGCCTCGGCCAGGCCGCCTCCACGGCGGTCGCCCTGCTCGCCGCGGGCACTCCCGGCAAGCGGATGGCACTGCCCGGCGCACGGATCGTGATGCAGCAGCCCGCCTACGAGGAGCCGTTGCGCGGGCAGCCGTCCGATCTGGAGATCCATGCCGCCGAGTTGCTGCGGCTGCGCGAGCAACTCGCGTCGATGCTGGTGCGCCACACCGGCAACGACCAGGACCGCATCGCGGCCGACCTGGAGCGGGACAAGATCTTCGACGCCACCGCGGCGAAGGAGTACGGCCTCATCGACCATGTCGTCACGAGCCGCAAGCTCTCGGCCGTGCCACCCGCGGCGAGGTGA
- a CDS encoding type II toxin-antitoxin system Phd/YefM family antitoxin, whose amino-acid sequence MAYEIPVTQARAELADLINRVVYGGERVVVTRHGKPLVALVSAADLERLEQEAEAPEAAEEQIISSVSSFGTTSSVSPDRGRFGLAAEHRPPRRRP is encoded by the coding sequence ATGGCCTACGAAATTCCGGTGACGCAAGCTCGCGCCGAGCTCGCCGATCTGATCAACCGTGTCGTCTACGGCGGCGAGCGAGTGGTGGTGACCCGGCACGGGAAGCCGCTCGTCGCGCTGGTCTCCGCCGCGGACCTGGAGCGGCTGGAGCAGGAGGCGGAGGCGCCGGAGGCGGCGGAGGAGCAGATCATCAGCTCCGTGTCCTCCTTCGGGACGACGTCCTCCGTCTCCCCCGACCGTGGCCGCTTCGGACTGGCGGCCGAGCACCGGCCTCCCAGGCGCCGCCCTTAG
- a CDS encoding urease subunit gamma, whose amino-acid sequence MQLSPHEQERLLIHVAADVAEKRRARGVKLNHPESVALITSHILEGARDGRSVAELMASGRKVLTRDDVMDGIPEMIHDVQVEATFPDGTKLVTVHDPIV is encoded by the coding sequence GTGCAACTCTCCCCGCACGAGCAGGAACGGCTTCTCATCCATGTGGCCGCCGACGTGGCGGAGAAGCGCAGGGCGCGCGGGGTCAAGCTCAACCACCCCGAGTCGGTCGCCCTCATCACCTCGCACATCCTCGAAGGCGCCCGCGACGGCCGCAGCGTCGCGGAACTCATGGCGTCCGGGCGCAAGGTGCTCACCCGTGACGACGTCATGGACGGCATCCCCGAGATGATCCACGACGTCCAGGTGGAGGCCACCTTCCCCGACGGGACCAAGCTCGTCACCGTCCACGACCCGATCGTCTGA
- a CDS encoding urease subunit beta — translation MIPGEILHGDGPILLNQGREVSRLTVVNAADRPVQVGSHYHFAEANPGLRFDRAAARGKRLDVAAGTAVRFEPGIPVDVELVPITGRRIVAGLRGETGGPLDG, via the coding sequence ATGATTCCCGGAGAGATCCTCCACGGCGACGGCCCGATCCTCCTCAACCAGGGCCGTGAGGTCAGTCGCCTCACCGTCGTCAACGCCGCGGACCGCCCGGTCCAGGTCGGCTCCCACTACCACTTCGCCGAGGCCAACCCCGGCCTTCGGTTCGACCGCGCCGCCGCCCGTGGCAAGCGGCTCGACGTCGCCGCCGGCACCGCAGTGCGCTTCGAGCCCGGGATCCCGGTCGACGTCGAACTCGTGCCGATCACCGGCCGCCGGATCGTCGCCGGGCTGCGCGGGGAGACCGGAGGACCTCTCGATGGCTGA
- a CDS encoding urease subunit alpha yields MAELHRAVYADLFGPTTGDRVRLADTDLLVEIEDDRCGGPGRAGDEAVFGGGKVIRESMGQARTTRAEGAPDTVVTGAVVLDHWGVVKADIGIRDGRITGIGKAGNPDTMDGVHPDLVIGPETEIIAGNGKIVTAGAVDAHVHFISPTVVEQALATGVTTLVGGGTGPAEGTKATTVTPGPWHLGRMFEALEAFPVNIGLLGKGNTVSREAMYSQLRSGALGFKIHEDWGATPSVIDACLRVCDETGVQLALHTDTLNEAGFVGDTLAAIAGRTVHAYHTEGAGGGHAPDIITVVSEPHVLPSSTNPTRPHTVNTIDEHLDMLMVCHHLNPAVPEDLAFAESRIRPSTIAAEDILHDLGAISIISSDSQAMGRIGEVVMRTWQTAHVMKKRRGALPGDGRADNHRARRYVAKYTINPAVAQGLDGEIGSVETGKLADLVLWDPAFFGVKPQLVIKGGQIAYAQMGDANASIPTPQPVMPRPMFGAIGRAAARGSFNFVAQAAIEDDLPERLGLAKTFVPIKSTRRVTKADMRENDALTRVEVDADTFTVTIDGEAVEPAPAAELPMAQRYFLF; encoded by the coding sequence ATGGCTGAACTCCACCGTGCCGTCTACGCCGACCTGTTCGGCCCCACCACCGGCGACCGTGTCCGGCTCGCCGACACCGACCTGCTCGTCGAGATCGAGGACGACCGCTGCGGCGGCCCCGGCCGTGCCGGTGACGAGGCGGTGTTCGGCGGCGGCAAGGTCATCCGCGAGTCCATGGGCCAGGCCCGTACGACACGCGCCGAGGGCGCGCCCGACACCGTGGTCACCGGAGCGGTCGTCCTCGACCACTGGGGCGTCGTCAAGGCCGACATCGGGATCAGGGACGGCCGGATCACCGGCATCGGCAAGGCCGGCAACCCCGACACCATGGACGGCGTCCACCCCGACCTCGTCATCGGTCCCGAGACGGAGATCATCGCAGGCAACGGGAAGATCGTCACCGCCGGAGCCGTCGACGCGCATGTCCACTTCATCTCCCCGACCGTCGTCGAACAGGCGCTCGCCACCGGCGTGACCACCCTCGTCGGCGGCGGCACCGGGCCGGCGGAAGGGACCAAGGCCACCACGGTCACACCCGGCCCCTGGCACCTCGGCCGGATGTTCGAGGCGCTGGAAGCGTTCCCGGTCAACATCGGCCTGCTCGGCAAGGGCAACACCGTCTCCCGCGAGGCCATGTACTCCCAACTGCGCAGCGGCGCGCTCGGATTCAAGATCCACGAGGACTGGGGCGCCACACCGTCGGTCATCGACGCGTGCCTGCGCGTCTGCGACGAGACCGGTGTCCAACTCGCCCTTCACACCGACACGTTGAACGAGGCCGGGTTCGTCGGGGACACCCTCGCCGCCATCGCGGGCCGCACAGTCCACGCGTACCACACGGAGGGCGCGGGCGGCGGGCACGCGCCGGACATCATCACCGTCGTCTCCGAGCCCCATGTGCTGCCCAGCTCGACCAACCCGACCCGGCCGCACACCGTCAACACCATCGACGAGCACCTCGACATGCTGATGGTCTGCCACCATCTGAACCCCGCCGTTCCGGAGGATCTGGCCTTCGCCGAATCCCGGATCAGGCCGTCCACCATCGCGGCGGAGGACATCCTGCACGACCTCGGAGCGATCTCGATCATCTCCTCCGATTCGCAGGCGATGGGTCGCATCGGGGAAGTGGTGATGCGCACGTGGCAGACCGCGCACGTCATGAAGAAGCGTCGGGGCGCGCTCCCCGGCGACGGCCGCGCGGACAACCACCGGGCGCGTCGCTATGTCGCCAAATACACGATCAACCCGGCGGTCGCACAGGGCCTCGACGGAGAGATCGGCTCGGTCGAGACCGGCAAACTGGCCGACCTCGTGCTGTGGGACCCGGCCTTCTTCGGGGTCAAGCCACAGCTGGTGATCAAGGGCGGCCAGATCGCGTACGCGCAGATGGGAGACGCGAACGCCTCGATCCCGACGCCGCAACCGGTGATGCCACGGCCGATGTTCGGAGCGATCGGGCGCGCGGCGGCCAGGGGCTCGTTCAACTTCGTCGCACAGGCGGCGATCGAGGACGACCTGCCCGAACGACTCGGTCTGGCCAAGACGTTCGTGCCGATCAAGAGCACCCGGCGGGTGACGAAGGCGGACATGCGCGAGAACGACGCCCTGACGCGGGTGGAGGTCGACGCCGACACCTTCACGGTGACGATCGACGGGGAAGCGGTCGAGCCGGCACCGGCTGCGGAGCTTCCCATGGCACAGCGGTACTTCCTCTTCTGA
- a CDS encoding urease accessory UreF family protein produces the protein MRPFDTDTDIGHDVPALGIRPEEPANGACHQADADARREAPAAVRAALLVLCDGRFPAGGHAHSGGVEAAVKAGRVRDADDLAAFCRGRLHTTGLAAAGLAAAAALGHDPAALDAAADARTPSPALRATSRKLGRQLMRAARATWPAPGLDALASAFPRGAHQPVVLGTAARAAGLGPGDAAHCAAYEAVGGAATAAVRLLSLDPFRATAVLARLAPEMDEVAARAAGLARRGVGDLPAASAPLLDIWAEQHAAWPVRLFAS, from the coding sequence ATGCGCCCCTTCGACACCGATACGGACATCGGCCACGACGTGCCGGCCCTCGGCATCCGTCCAGAGGAACCCGCCAACGGCGCCTGCCACCAAGCGGACGCCGATGCTCGTCGGGAGGCGCCTGCCGCCGTCCGTGCCGCGTTGCTCGTGCTCTGTGACGGGCGGTTCCCCGCAGGAGGGCACGCGCACTCCGGCGGGGTCGAGGCGGCGGTGAAGGCGGGACGCGTCCGTGACGCCGACGACCTCGCCGCCTTCTGCCGGGGGCGGCTGCACACCACAGGGCTCGCCGCCGCGGGGCTCGCCGCCGCGGCGGCGCTCGGCCATGACCCCGCCGCCCTCGACGCGGCGGCGGACGCCCGCACGCCGTCGCCCGCCCTGCGCGCCACCTCACGCAAGCTCGGCCGCCAGCTGATGCGCGCCGCGCGGGCAACATGGCCGGCTCCCGGACTCGACGCGCTGGCCTCGGCGTTCCCGCGCGGGGCGCACCAGCCGGTGGTGCTCGGTACCGCCGCCCGCGCGGCGGGCCTCGGCCCCGGGGACGCCGCGCACTGCGCGGCCTACGAGGCGGTCGGCGGCGCCGCCACCGCCGCCGTACGGCTGCTGTCCCTCGACCCGTTCCGTGCGACCGCCGTCCTCGCCCGTCTGGCCCCCGAGATGGACGAGGTCGCCGCCCGCGCCGCCGGCCTGGCCCGCCGGGGCGTCGGCGACCTGCCCGCCGCCTCGGCACCGCTGCTCGACATCTGGGCGGAGCAGCACGCGGCCTGGCCCGTCCGTCTCTTCGCCTCCTGA
- the ureG gene encoding urease accessory protein UreG, protein MHIGHQHESPAAVGADAARPDGSRRALRIGLGGPVGSGKTATVAALCAALRGHLSIAVVTNDIYTREDAEFLLRNAVLPPERIQAVETGACPHTAIRDDISANLEAVEDLEDSVGPLDLILVESGGDNLTATFSKGLVDAQVFVIDVAGGDDIPRKGGPGVTTADLLVVNKTDLAPYVGSDLGRMARDAEEQRGELPVVFTSLRERDGVAPVADWVRAQLAAWTG, encoded by the coding sequence ATGCACATCGGCCACCAGCACGAGTCGCCGGCCGCCGTCGGCGCGGACGCCGCCCGCCCCGACGGCAGCCGCCGGGCACTGAGGATCGGCCTCGGCGGGCCCGTCGGCTCCGGGAAGACCGCCACGGTCGCCGCCCTGTGCGCAGCCCTCCGCGGCCACCTGTCCATCGCGGTCGTCACCAACGACATCTACACCCGTGAGGACGCCGAGTTCCTGCTCCGCAACGCGGTGCTGCCGCCGGAGCGCATCCAGGCCGTGGAGACCGGAGCCTGCCCGCACACGGCGATCCGCGACGACATCTCCGCCAACCTGGAGGCCGTGGAGGACCTCGAGGACAGCGTCGGCCCCCTCGATCTGATCCTCGTCGAATCGGGCGGCGACAACCTCACCGCCACGTTCTCCAAAGGGCTCGTCGACGCGCAGGTCTTCGTCATCGACGTCGCCGGCGGCGACGACATCCCGCGCAAGGGCGGCCCCGGCGTGACCACGGCCGACCTCCTCGTCGTCAACAAGACCGACCTCGCCCCGTACGTCGGCTCCGACCTGGGCCGTATGGCGCGTGACGCCGAGGAGCAACGCGGCGAACTCCCCGTCGTCTTCACCTCGCTGCGTGAACGAGACGGCGTCGCGCCGGTCGCCGACTGGGTGCGCGCGCAGCTCGCCGCGTGGACCGGATGA